TTGGTTCGTTGCAGTTGCTTTGTAAGCATCAGGGAATCCTGGGGATTCAAAGACACGCAATGTTTTGGACTCGTCTGTGAACAGGCTTCCTGCTCCACCCACCACGATCAGACGAGTGTTTGGTGCATCCTTCAGGATGTTGATCAACGCTTGTCCTACTTCCACATGCAGGTTTTCTTTACCAGCTGGAGCACCAAATGCATTTATAACCACATCGAATGCTTTAAGATCTTCAGCTGTAAGATCGAATACATCTTTCTCCAGCGTATTCAGGCTTTTATCTTCCAATTTGGATGCATTACGAACGATTGCCGTTACTTTATGCCCTCTGTCTGCTGCTTCTTTCAAAATTACACTTCCTGCTTTGCCTGTTGCACCAATGATTGCAATGTTCATCATGATCTCTCCTTTGTAATTATCGATATTGTTTATGTTTGAACTTTATATTGTAACTATAGTTGTTACAACTAAGTTTGTCAACCTTTTCTCTTTCCAAAAGGAATGCGTATTCAGCTGCGAACTCTTTTGTTAGAGTTATTGTGATAGTAAAAGGGCTCTTGACTTTGTTTTTTTAAAAGTACATTCTGTACAGTTTGTCCACGTGGGTGATGGTTCTGATCTAAGATAAGACGGTCCAGTTGCAAGTTAAAGTCACATCGCTCAGGCGTACATAACAGAATTTTCGTCAGGAAATCCAATGCGTCCATGCTGCGCAAGTGAGTAACAAGCTCGGTCGTCAGATTAAGCACATTGTCTTTAACAATATTCCCAATTGCTATCCCTCCACTCTCTCCATCCATGTATTGACTTGGATCATTCGGGTCCGGCTGTACTTCGCGAAGCCATAATACATTCTCGTCGATGAAAAATATGTAGCGTTTGTTTAGAACACATCCATCGTAATGGTAGTACTCATCATCAAATGGTGCGATAGCAACTGAGGCATGTTCGAAGCGGTCATGTCCGTTCATGATTCAAATTCTTTCATGAAGATGATAAGCGAATAGACGAATTTGAGCATACGTATGAAGTTCCAACGATATCGACTTGATTTCAAGTTGTTAGATGAAATATCTGGCTTATTAACGGTGAGTTTCATATTGTGCATCTCCTTT
This Paenibacillus xylanexedens DNA region includes the following protein-coding sequences:
- a CDS encoding NAD(P)-dependent oxidoreductase, with product MNIAIIGATGKAGSVILKEAADRGHKVTAIVRNASKLEDKSLNTLEKDVFDLTAEDLKAFDVVINAFGAPAGKENLHVEVGQALINILKDAPNTRLIVVGGAGSLFTDESKTLRVFESPGFPDAYKATATNQGQNLQDLQASSGIQWTFLSPAGFFNPEGVRTGKYQAGNDVILVNSEGNSYISYADYAIALVDEIENPHHKNERFTVVGEVK